From Cupriavidus oxalaticus:
CCACGCAGCGCCTTCTGGAACGATTCCTGGAAGGTGCGGCCCATCGCCATCACCTCGCCCACCGACTTCATCTGGGTGGTCAGGTGGCTGTCCGCCTGCGGGAACTTCTCGAAGGCGAAGCGCGGCACCTTGGTGACCACGTAGTCGATCGACGGCTCGAACGACGCCGGCGTCGCGCCGCCGGTGATCTCGTTCTTCAACTCGTCCAGCGTGTAGCCGACGGCCAGCTTGGCCGCGACCTTGGCGATCGGGAAGCCGGTTGCCTTGGAGGCCAGCGCCGACGAACGCGACACGCGCGGGTTCATCTCGATGACGATCATGCGACCGTCCTTCGGGTTGATCGAGAACTGCACGTTGGAGCCGCCGGTGTCCACGCCGATCTCGCGCAGCACGGCCAGCGAGGCGTTGCGCAGGATCTGGTATTCCTTGTCGGTCAGGGTCTGGGCCGGGGCCACGGTGATCGAGTCGCCGGTGTGGATGCCCATCGGGTCCAGGTTCTCGATCGAGCAGATGATGATGCAGTTGTCCTTCTTATCGCGGACCACTTCCATCTCATACTCTTTCCAGCCCAGCAGCGATTCCTCGATCAGCAGCTCGCGCGTCGGCGACAGGTCCAGGCCGCGCTTGCAGATCTCTTCAAATTCCTCGCGGTTGTAGGCGATGCCGCCGCCCGTGCCGCCCAGCGTGAACGACGGACGGATCACGATCGGGTAGCCGGCGGTGCCGGTTTCCTGGGCGATGCGGCCCTGCACGGCCACGGCTTCGTCCATCGAGTGGGCGATGCCGGACTTGGCCGAGCCCAGGCCGATCTTGGTCATCGCGTCCTTGAACTTCTGGCGGTCTTCGGCCTTGTCGATGGCCTCGGGCGACGCGCCGATCAGCTCGACCTTGTACTTGTCCAGCACGCCGTGGCGGTGCAGGTCCAGCGCGCAGTTCAGCGCGGTCTGGCCGCCCATGGTCGGCAGGATCGCGTCGGGGCGCTCCTTCTCGATGATGCGCTCGACCACTTCCCAGGTGATCGGCTCGATGTAGGTCACGTCGGCCGTGGCCGGGTCGGTCATGATGGTCGCCGGATTCGAATTGACCAGGATGACCTTGAAGCCTTCTTCGCGCAGGGCCTTGCAGGCCTGGGCGCCGGAGTAGTCGAACTCGCACGCCTGGCCGATGATGATGGGGCCCGCGCCGATGATCAGGATGCTCTTGATGTCTGTGCGTTTTGGCATTGCACGCTCTCTTTATGGGCCGGCCCGCTTGCATGCGGGCCGTGCCGGTAATCAGGGAATCCGTCGGGATTCGAAAATGTCAGTCTGTCCGCCGCTGCGGTTAGTTCATGGTGGCCGTGGCCAGCTTGGCGCCGAAGCCGATGAACATCGCGCCCACCCCGCTCGACATGCCCGCCGACAGGCGCCGGCGGCGCCGGAACGCATCGGCCAGCGTCGCGCCCACGAAAATGATCGTGGTCAGGTAGGCGAAGCTGCATAGCTGGGCAACCACACCCAGCACGGAGAACGACAGCGCCGGATAGGCGAAGGCCGGATCGACGAACTGAATGAAGAACGAAATGAAGAACAGGATCGCCTTCGGGTTCAGCAGGCTGATCAGCAACGCCTTGCGGAACGGGTCGGACTGGTCGGCCTTGCCCACGGGCGCAGTCGCGGCCGCATCGCCGCGCGCGGCCCAGTTGCGCACCGCGCCGCGCAGCATGCTGAAGCCGATCCACGCCAGGTAGGCCGCACCGATGTACTTCACCACGTAGAACAGCGCCGGGCTGGCCTTCAGCAGCGAGGCCACGCCCGCCGCCGACAGCACCATCAGCACGAAATCGCCCAGGAACACCCCGCACGCGCCCTTGTAGCCGGCGCGCACGCCGCGCTGCGCCGCCACCGACAGCACGTACATCGAGTTCGGCCCCGGCAGCAGCACGATAAAGATCGTGCCGAGCAGGTAGGTCCAGAAATCGGTGATGCCGAAGGCGGTTTGCATGAAGGCGTTCATGGGATGTCCCTTGGTCCAGCGCTGTTCCGGTCGCGCTTACTTGCGCGCGTCGGTCATGTGCTGGATGAAGCGGTCGAACAGGTAAGCCACGTCGTTCGGGCCAGGCGAGGCTTCCGGGTGACCCTGGAAGCAGAACGCCGGCTTGTCGGTCAGCGCGAAGCCCTGCAGCGTGCCGTCGAACAGCGACACGTGGGTCACGCGCGCGTTGGCGGGCAGCGTGTCGGCATCGACCGCGAAACCGTGGTTCTGCGACGTGATCATCACGCGGCCATCCTCCAGGTCCTTGACCGGGTGGTTGGCGCCGTGGTGGCCGGCCTTCATCTTCAGCGTCTTGGCGCCGACGGCCAGGGCCATGATCTGGTGGCCCAGGCAGATGCCGAAGGTCGGGATGCCGCGCTCGATGAACTCGCGCGTGGCGGCGATGGCGTAGTCGCACGGCTCCGGGTCGCCGGGGCCGTTGGACAGGAACACGCCGTCCGGATTCAGCGCCAGCGCGTCGGCGGCGGTGGCCTGGGCCGGCAGCACCGTCACCTTGCAGCCGCGCTCGGCCAGCATGCGCAGGATGTTGAACTTGACGCCGTAGTCATAGGCAACCACGTGGAACTGCGGCTTGTCCTGCTTGCCGTAGCCTTCGCCCAGCGCCCACTCGGACTGGGTCCACTCGTACGGTTCCTTGACCGAGACCACCTTGGCCAGGTCCATGCCGGCCAGGCCGGGGAACGAGCGGGCCAGGTCGATGGCCTTCTGCACGTTGTCCTCGCCGGCCAGGATGCAGCCGTTCTGGGCGCCCTTCTCGCGCAGGATGCGGGTCAGCTTGCGGGTATCGATGCCGGCGATCGCCACCACCTTTTCCTGCTTCAGGTAGTGCGCGAGGGTGTGTTCCTTGCGGAAATTGGAGGCCAGGATCGGCAGATCCTTGATGATCAGGCCGGCGGCATGGACTTTCGTGGCTTCGACATCCTCAGGATTGACACCGTAGTTGCCGATATGCGGATACGTCAGCGTGACGATCTGCCGCGAATAGCTCGGGTCGGTGAGGATTTCCTGGTAACCGGTGATGGCGGTGTTGAACACCACTTCACCGATGGTATGGCCGGAAGCGCCAATGGAATAGCCACGAAAGACCGTGCCGTCTGCTAGCGCGAGAATGGCGGACGGAAAAGACGGTAACACGGGTAGGCTCCTGCTGGACTCACCCCGTGACCGACCAATCGACGCCTCGTGCCTCCCAGGCTGGATCCGTGACGTCGGCAGCGGCATTGCGCCGATGCGGTCGGATCCGGTTGCGGCATGCTCTTTGCATCACATCAGGTGCGAACGGCAAAGGCGGCGCGGATGGGGGCGGCGGAAGGTGGAAAGCGGTTGGCGCTAGGGTGAAGGGTTCTGAAAGCGAAACTTTCGAATTATATCCCGCGCCACCCAATTTCTCAAGTTTTCAAGGACTTGCATCACACGGGCGCCGCCGCGGGCACCCGGCCCGCCGGTGCCCGCGCCCAGGTCCGGCGGTGTGCAGACCCCGTTACGCATCCGGCGGCACGACCGCCGTCACCTCGATTTCCACCTTGGCGCGCGGCTCGACGAGGTCGGCCACCTCGACCGCCGTCATCGCCGGAAAGTGCCGGCCAATGATGGCGCGGTAGTGCTGGCCGATCGCCCCATAGGCACCGACATATTCCGCCTTGTCCTTCACATACCAGGTCATGCGCGCGATATGTTCAGGCTTCGCCCCGCCGGCGGCCAGCACGTCGACCACATTGCGCAGCGCCTGCGCCACCTGCAGGCCGAAATCGTCGGTCTCGAACTCGCACTTGCCGTTCCAGCCGATCTGGCCGCTGACAAAGAGCAGGCGGCTGCCGGCCTGGATCTCGGCCATCATGCCGTTGGCGTAGCCACGCGGGGGCGCCCAGTCGGGCGGCTGCAGGATTTTCATGGTTGATGTCCTTTTGCTTTCTGATTGATGGATCGGGAATTCGGTCGGGAATGCGGTAGCCGGCCAGTCAGGCCGTTGCCACCAGGTAGGCCGCCATGGCCTGGCGCACGGCCTCCGGCAACGGCTGCGGCGCGATCGAGCCGGTGTCGACGCAGACCAGCCGCTGCGTCACTTCCATGCGGGTATCGTCGTGCGGGCCGGCAAAGCGGATCGCCAGCGTGAAGCTGGACTGGCCGAGCTTGAGCACGCGCAGTTCGCGCGTGAGCACCTCGCCCAGCCGGCTCGGCGCCAGGAAGCGGCATTCCAGCTCCGCGGTCGGCACGCCGGCCCGGCCCTCGCCGTGCATGACGTCGAAGGGCCAGCCCAGCGCTTCGCCGAACCAGTCTTCGATGAAGTCGTTGAGCATCTCGAAGTAGCGCGGGTAGAACACGATCCCGGCCGCGTCGCAGTGCTTGAAGCGCACCAGGACGGTGCTGCGGAAGACCGGGCTCATGATTTGCTCCCACCGTGGTTGCCGCCATTGCCCTGCTCCGCCATCTGGCGCAACCGGAAGCGCTGCAGCTTGCCGGTCTCGGTGCGCGGCAGCGCCGGCACGAACTCGATGCGGCGCGGATACTTGTACGGCGCGATCTGGCGCTTGACGTAGTCCTGCAGCGCGGTGCGCGTGGCGTCGTCCGCGGGCACGCCCTCGCGCAGCACCACGTAGGCCATGACCACCTGCCCACGCCCGTCGTCGGGTGCGCCGACCACGCCGCACTCGGCCACCGATTCGTGCTGCATCAGCGTGCTCTCCACCTCGGGGCCGGCGATGTTGTAGCCGGCCGAGATGATCATGTCGTCGGAGCGCGCCTGGTAGAAGTAATAGCCGTCTGCGTCGACCGTGAAGGTATCGCCCGGCAGGTTCCAGCCCGCCTTCACGTAGTTGGCCTGGCGCGGGTCGTCCAGGTAACGGCAGCCGGTCGGGCCCTGCACCGCCAGCTTGCCCACCTGCCCCGGAGGCAGCGGCCGCATCTCGTCGTCGACGATCTGCGCCACGTAGCCGGGCACCACCTTGCCAATGGCACCCGGCCTGACCTCGGCACCGGCGCTGGAGATAAAGATATGCATCATCTCGGTGCCGCCGATGCCGTCGGTCATCTCGATGCCGGTAGCGGCCTTCCAGCCTTGGCGCGTGGCGTCCGGCAACGCCTCGCCGGCCGATACGCTATGCCTCAGGCTGGAGATATCGAAGCGCGGCGCCAGCGCCGCCATCTGCCGGTAGAACGTGGGCGCGGTGAAGACGATGGTGGCGCGGAAGTCGTGGATCAGCTCCAGCAGCGATTCCGGCGTGAGCTTCTCCGCCAGCACCGTACTGGC
This genomic window contains:
- a CDS encoding acyl-CoA thioesterase — protein: MSPVFRSTVLVRFKHCDAAGIVFYPRYFEMLNDFIEDWFGEALGWPFDVMHGEGRAGVPTAELECRFLAPSRLGEVLTRELRVLKLGQSSFTLAIRFAGPHDDTRMEVTQRLVCVDTGSIAPQPLPEAVRQAMAAYLVATA
- a CDS encoding RidA family protein, translating into MKILQPPDWAPPRGYANGMMAEIQAGSRLLFVSGQIGWNGKCEFETDDFGLQVAQALRNVVDVLAAGGAKPEHIARMTWYVKDKAEYVGAYGAIGQHYRAIIGRHFPAMTAVEVADLVEPRAKVEIEVTAVVPPDA
- the leuE gene encoding leucine efflux protein LeuE, whose amino-acid sequence is MNAFMQTAFGITDFWTYLLGTIFIVLLPGPNSMYVLSVAAQRGVRAGYKGACGVFLGDFVLMVLSAAGVASLLKASPALFYVVKYIGAAYLAWIGFSMLRGAVRNWAARGDAAATAPVGKADQSDPFRKALLISLLNPKAILFFISFFIQFVDPAFAYPALSFSVLGVVAQLCSFAYLTTIIFVGATLADAFRRRRRLSAGMSSGVGAMFIGFGAKLATATMN
- the carA gene encoding glutamine-hydrolyzing carbamoyl-phosphate synthase small subunit produces the protein MLPSFPSAILALADGTVFRGYSIGASGHTIGEVVFNTAITGYQEILTDPSYSRQIVTLTYPHIGNYGVNPEDVEATKVHAAGLIIKDLPILASNFRKEHTLAHYLKQEKVVAIAGIDTRKLTRILREKGAQNGCILAGEDNVQKAIDLARSFPGLAGMDLAKVVSVKEPYEWTQSEWALGEGYGKQDKPQFHVVAYDYGVKFNILRMLAERGCKVTVLPAQATAADALALNPDGVFLSNGPGDPEPCDYAIAATREFIERGIPTFGICLGHQIMALAVGAKTLKMKAGHHGANHPVKDLEDGRVMITSQNHGFAVDADTLPANARVTHVSLFDGTLQGFALTDKPAFCFQGHPEASPGPNDVAYLFDRFIQHMTDARK
- a CDS encoding AMP-binding protein → MATTAHLDTFARDRLPPPEQWPVFRFNADTDYPARMNCAVELVDRHVREGRGERIAIRHRPASQAGQAGQIETVTYAQLAALVNRIAHVLVEDMALVPGNRVLLRGPNNLMMAASWLATIKAGLIAVPTMPLLRARELKQVIDKAQVTAALCDARLREDLDANQRAGGAYHCPTLARALYFNGTGEGSLEAAMAGKPDSFDACDTASDDICLIAFTSGTTGQPKGTMHFHRDVLSMCDLFPRHVLRSVPDDIFCGTPPIAFTFGLGGMLCFPLRIGASTVLAEKLTPESLLELIHDFRATIVFTAPTFYRQMAALAPRFDISSLRHSVSAGEALPDATRQGWKAATGIEMTDGIGGTEMMHIFISSAGAEVRPGAIGKVVPGYVAQIVDDEMRPLPPGQVGKLAVQGPTGCRYLDDPRQANYVKAGWNLPGDTFTVDADGYYFYQARSDDMIISAGYNIAGPEVESTLMQHESVAECGVVGAPDDGRGQVVMAYVVLREGVPADDATRTALQDYVKRQIAPYKYPRRIEFVPALPRTETGKLQRFRLRQMAEQGNGGNHGGSKS